The DNA segment CTCTATGATGTGGTGGTGGCAAACTCGGTTGGCTCAGTCACCAGTCAGGTAGCCCGACTGACGGTGGGCGCGATTAACATCATTAATCCAAGTTTTGAAGAGGATGAGTTTTATATTTGGCCGGGTTACCTTCGTAATCCTAGCTTTGGTGAAAATGCTTCATCAATCATCGGCTGGAATTCGCTCGACGATCACGGCATTAACCCTGTGCGGCCACCAGATGGGCGTAGTCCCTTCGGAGATAACGGAGCCATTCCACAGGGAAGTCAGATTGCCTTCATGCAGGGGAATGGGGAACTGAGTCAAACCCTGAGCGGCTTCACGGTGGGCGGTCACTATTATGTGCATTATTATGAAAACGCTCGTTCCGAGGTCACCCGCCCCGGAATGGAGGTCAAGGTGAATGGTAATACCGTTGTGCCATTACATTCGCTGGCTCCAGTCGGTGGCAGCAATCCTTATCGAGAAGTTTCCAGCGCCATGTTTACGGCCACGGCTACGGATTTAAGTTTGGCGTTCATTAAAAGTGCTCCAGAGGCCGGAGATTGCACTGCACTGATTGACAATGTGGCGATTGTACAAGTGGCACCGGGAACACCGCCCAGCCTTAGCTCGCAGCCGCAATCCGTATCGGTGGTGCCCGGTAGCACGGTGAGTTTTAGCACCATCGCACAGGGTAGTTTGCCCTTAAGCTATCAATGGTATCATGATGGTACTGCGCTTTCCGGCGAAACGAACCCAGGATTGTCAATCTCCGCTGTCGGAGTGGGTGATATAGGTGATTACACGGTAGTAGTGGCAAACAGCTCTGGATCGGTGACCAGCGTCGTGGCGGAGCTGTCCTTGGTGCAACCGATTTATTCGCTACGCAGTACCGGCATTGGCGCTAACGGTTTGCCACAGGCGAACGGGATTGTTACTCCCTTCTGGGTCTTGACGGAAAATCCAGATAGTGGTTCTGCCGATGTCTTTGTAGCCAATGATGATCAGTTCCCCATTTCAACCGGAAACTGGCTGGCCAGTAGCGCTGCGTCCAAATGGGTCGCACCCCGGGCCACGGCTGGCGATACTGATATCGCCATGGGAAATTATCGGTATCGCACCACCTTCGATCTGAGTGGTCGCGATACGAGTACCGTGGTGATCAACGGACGTTGGAGTACGGATAACGCCGGCGTAGCCGTGTATGTCAACGACCAACAAGTAAATGTGCCCTTAAGCACTGGATTCAGTGCCTGGACGGCTTTCACGATTACCAGCGCCGATGTTCCGTTCATTGCAGGAAACAACACGATGGATTTTGTGATGGCTAACATTGGAGAGGTCGGTCCATCCGGATTACGGGTTGAGTTCACCCAGACGAGCACGAAAGTGCTGCCGGGATTGCCGGTGAGCATTGTTAGCCAACCGCAAGGGGTTCAAGCGATTGAAGGTGACAATGTGGTATTGAAGGTGATTGCCAATGGTTCTTTGCCCTTCAGTTATCAGTGGCGTAAAAACGGTCAGGATCTGGTCGGAGAAACCCAGGACACCTTGACGCTGGTCGGAGTGACTGGAGCAGCCGCTGGGACTTATACGGTTCGCGTTTCGAATCCGTGGGGCGACGAGGTCAGCAGTGGGGCTTACGTTGACGTAGCTTTCCAGGTCATCCCGGGCATTTTTGGCACGGGTGTGGGCGCCAATGGAGCGTTGCTAGGTGATGGGGCGGTGGATCCGCATTACGTGCTTTCGGTCAGTGCCGATTGGAACTTCCCCGGGCCGGACGCAGTCTGCATCACGAACGTCTGGCCGATTGCGCCCGCTGGTCCGTGGCTGGCCAATGGCCCAAGCTCGCGTTGGATTGGCGCCTCTTCCAACCAACGCCAGGACATTGATCCGTTGTCTGGCAATCTGCCAGGCCTTTATACATACCAGACGACTTTTGATCTGACTGGTTACGATCTGAGCAAGGTCCGGGTGATTGGCGGGGTCGCGGCAGATAACGCGGTCAACGACGTTTTGCTCAACGGAGTCAGCACGGGAGTCACGGTGGCTGGCTTTGGTGGACTGAACAGCTTCACGTTCACTAGCGGGCTGGTGGCGGGCGAGAATACAGTTGATTTCATTCTCGAAAATGCGCTGACGGGTGGTACTGATTCCGATTCACCCAACCCGGCGGGTTTGCGGGTGGACCTGCGGGGATTGCTGGACATTCGGACCAGTCTGCCCGAAGTCACTCTCACGGTGGGAGCGAGTGGGAATAATATAACCATCTCGTGGTCCCCGGTCGGTCCTGATCAGAAATTACAATGGGCGCCGGATGTGACCGGGCCGTGGACGGAGATTCCCGGGGCCACCAGCCCATATCAGACCACGTCCACCGGAACGCAGCGTTTCTTCCGAATCGCGCAGTAACGGTTGGGCAAACGCGAACCGTAGTCAAAGGCCGGGAGCGTGCGAATGCTCCCGGCCGTTTTTGTTTCTGGTCACGGAAAGGTGTTCTTGAGAATTACGGCGGGCATATTGTTTGGGCCGTGTGACTTGTAATTTCGGGTCGCTTGAGGAAATCTAGGAAGTCGAATTCATGAAGCAGCAATTTAAGATGAAACGCTTTTCGCCACTGGCGACAAGCTTACCTGACGTCATCACCTGGCAAAAACGAGCTAGCGCCGGTAAGCCATCGCACTGGACCGCGCTCCGGATGCTTTTGATTTTTCTCGGCGTCACCGTTCCAACCGCGCTGCGCGCGGACAGCGTCGTGGTCTTCAATGAAATCATGTACCACCCGCCCACCAAC comes from the Verrucomicrobiia bacterium genome and includes:
- a CDS encoding immunoglobulin domain-containing protein, translating into MKLRQMIRVLRWPGRLGAGLVASIYLLGQSVIGQTIPNPSFEADTFTIFPGYTSDNGPITGWVGSPAERVGLNPASGSPFANNGTIPDGSNVAFIQSNATDPSTPTKLSTTISGLSAGTTYKVTFRANGRVRTADVPRLKVYVDQISVLLPGLPGSWPDGFAPGTVGGAAGYWYVAFEFTANAATAELSLVNDANGDHTVVVDDFKIAPSTQRWSVEAWNSDGDSGIDPDYVYTHAYSFGSSEDTTVNDVNFTGVGGANPAVAGQFSTTLLGNVYNGDDNGPRWAGGGGEILGRDFLYSSAVAAGSYESITLEGLSPGTEYLLSVFSVGWENASETARWATCSMGDDYLTFNQDQFGNDVGIRLSYRYTADASGSATFRIAPFQADNVSIHIYGFANRETTPRPAAPKITAHPKSTIVSPGLTVGFKVTASAVPLPTYQWRWNGNNLPGEINNTLVVNSVSAANAGLYDVVVANSVGSVTSQVARLTVGAINIINPSFEEDEFYIWPGYLRNPSFGENASSIIGWNSLDDHGINPVRPPDGRSPFGDNGAIPQGSQIAFMQGNGELSQTLSGFTVGGHYYVHYYENARSEVTRPGMEVKVNGNTVVPLHSLAPVGGSNPYREVSSAMFTATATDLSLAFIKSAPEAGDCTALIDNVAIVQVAPGTPPSLSSQPQSVSVVPGSTVSFSTIAQGSLPLSYQWYHDGTALSGETNPGLSISAVGVGDIGDYTVVVANSSGSVTSVVAELSLVQPIYSLRSTGIGANGLPQANGIVTPFWVLTENPDSGSADVFVANDDQFPISTGNWLASSAASKWVAPRATAGDTDIAMGNYRYRTTFDLSGRDTSTVVINGRWSTDNAGVAVYVNDQQVNVPLSTGFSAWTAFTITSADVPFIAGNNTMDFVMANIGEVGPSGLRVEFTQTSTKVLPGLPVSIVSQPQGVQAIEGDNVVLKVIANGSLPFSYQWRKNGQDLVGETQDTLTLVGVTGAAAGTYTVRVSNPWGDEVSSGAYVDVAFQVIPGIFGTGVGANGALLGDGAVDPHYVLSVSADWNFPGPDAVCITNVWPIAPAGPWLANGPSSRWIGASSNQRQDIDPLSGNLPGLYTYQTTFDLTGYDLSKVRVIGGVAADNAVNDVLLNGVSTGVTVAGFGGLNSFTFTSGLVAGENTVDFILENALTGGTDSDSPNPAGLRVDLRGLLDIRTSLPEVTLTVGASGNNITISWSPVGPDQKLQWAPDVTGPWTEIPGATSPYQTTSTGTQRFFRIAQ